One part of the Candidatus Paceibacterota bacterium genome encodes these proteins:
- a CDS encoding PLDc N-terminal domain-containing protein, producing MKNIIQKLGFIIAVSFGALMPVLAQASAAVCKVNGKVVDCGNAGWLIGGIFGLGGIFMLILLAGTIFWIFMLIHAATHDIPNKPLWLLIIIFGHLLGAIVYYFSIKKNMSSSSKTPSSGASSTT from the coding sequence ATGAAAAACATAATTCAAAAGCTTGGGTTTATCATCGCAGTAAGTTTCGGCGCGCTCATGCCTGTACTTGCGCAAGCTTCAGCTGCAGTGTGTAAAGTTAATGGGAAAGTGGTGGACTGCGGGAATGCCGGTTGGCTCATCGGCGGAATTTTCGGTCTCGGAGGTATTTTTATGCTCATCCTTCTTGCGGGAACTATATTCTGGATTTTCATGCTTATCCATGCTGCCACTCATGATATTCCCAATAAACCTCTCTGGCTCCTCATTATCATTTTCGGTCACCTTCTTGGGGCAATCGTCTATTACTTTTCTATCAAAAAGAACATGTCTTCTAGCTCGAAAACACCTTCTTCTGGGGCATCCTCGACCACTTAG
- a CDS encoding transglycosylase SLT domain-containing protein has translation MRLSTSVAVLGLLFILTTSVRTAEPSEVLISALIRVESGGNDRVIGDVKLKNKAYGCLQVRQPVCDDVNQRFGTHYRAEDCLGNRQLSIEICKKYLSMYAKTGADEETARIWNGGPKGQYKKSTEKYWEKVKKFL, from the coding sequence ATGCGCCTTTCAACTTCTGTAGCAGTACTTGGTCTGTTGTTTATTCTCACAACATCTGTGAGAACAGCAGAACCAAGCGAGGTTCTCATTTCCGCTTTGATTCGTGTTGAATCAGGTGGGAATGACAGAGTGATTGGAGACGTCAAGCTTAAGAATAAAGCTTACGGCTGTCTCCAAGTTCGTCAGCCCGTCTGTGATGATGTGAACCAGCGTTTCGGTACGCACTATCGCGCCGAAGATTGTCTGGGGAATCGTCAACTGTCCATCGAGATATGTAAAAAGTATCTCTCGATGTACGCAAAGACTGGTGCGGACGAAGAAACGGCTCGCATCTGGAATGGCGGGCCGAAAGGACAGTATAAAAAGAGTACAGAAAAATATTGGGAGAAGGTCAAGAAATTTCTATGA
- the murD gene encoding UDP-N-acetylmuramoyl-L-alanine--D-glutamate ligase yields the protein MQIGGYFRGKKITIMGLGLLGRGLGDVRFLAEEGAELIVTDLKTKEQLADSLKALEAFPNITYVLGEHRLKDFQGRDMVVKAAGVPLDSPYVAEARKNGIPIEMDASLFAKLTIGVTIIGITGTRGKTTTTSLVYEIARRHFDGTSTKVFLGGNIRGTATLPLIREVKAGDVMVLELDSWQLQGFGEAKISPHISIFTNFLDDHLNYYKGDRDLYFQDKAQIFLNQTKGDVCITSDDLAIEIVKRFGKDMKGALVKAKPSKIPLDWKFHLRGEHNRENIALAIEAGKALGATMEEIREAIERFRGVPGRLEFLVNYKGVYFYNDTCATTPDATLAGLKTLAFQRNVVLIMGGADKGLNMDKLIHALPEYTKEVILLMGTNTTGSERIKDVVLKFPSIKATLATSLEGALGQALLTAEKGDVVLFSPAFASFGMFKNEYDRGDKFNEAVKNLK from the coding sequence ATGCAAATCGGGGGCTATTTTAGGGGTAAAAAGATAACAATCATGGGACTCGGGCTATTAGGCCGGGGTCTTGGCGATGTGCGGTTTTTAGCTGAAGAAGGAGCTGAACTTATCGTTACCGACCTTAAAACCAAGGAACAACTCGCAGATTCTCTGAAAGCGCTCGAAGCCTTTCCAAACATCACCTACGTTCTTGGCGAGCATAGGCTCAAGGATTTCCAGGGGAGGGATATGGTGGTGAAAGCTGCGGGAGTTCCGCTCGATTCTCCTTATGTTGCAGAAGCGCGAAAAAACGGAATTCCGATCGAAATGGATGCCTCTCTTTTCGCAAAGCTCACAATTGGTGTCACTATTATCGGCATTACAGGTACGCGCGGGAAAACTACGACAACCTCACTCGTGTATGAGATTGCGAGAAGGCATTTTGATGGTACAAGCACGAAAGTGTTTCTTGGGGGCAACATCCGAGGGACTGCGACTCTGCCTCTTATTCGAGAAGTGAAAGCGGGGGACGTCATGGTACTTGAACTTGATTCATGGCAACTTCAGGGATTTGGCGAAGCGAAAATCAGTCCGCATATTTCTATATTTACGAATTTTCTCGATGATCATCTCAATTATTACAAAGGCGACCGAGATCTCTATTTTCAAGACAAAGCGCAAATTTTTCTCAACCAAACAAAAGGAGATGTCTGTATTACGAGCGATGATTTGGCTATTGAGATAGTAAAAAGATTCGGAAAAGACATGAAAGGCGCGCTCGTGAAAGCAAAACCTTCCAAAATTCCGCTTGATTGGAAATTCCATCTTCGCGGAGAACATAATCGAGAAAATATTGCGCTTGCGATCGAAGCGGGGAAGGCGCTTGGTGCGACAATGGAAGAAATTCGGGAAGCAATTGAGAGATTTCGAGGCGTGCCGGGGCGACTCGAATTTTTGGTCAATTACAAAGGCGTTTATTTTTATAACGACACCTGCGCTACGACTCCTGACGCGACGCTCGCGGGATTGAAGACTTTGGCTTTTCAGCGAAACGTCGTTCTCATTATGGGAGGTGCGGACAAGGGGCTTAATATGGACAAACTCATCCACGCTCTTCCGGAATATACGAAAGAAGTCATTCTGCTTATGGGTACAAACACAACCGGCAGTGAAAGAATAAAAGATGTTGTTCTCAAATTTCCAAGTATCAAAGCAACTCTCGCTACGAGTCTTGAGGGAGCCCTCGGGCAAGCCCTTTTGACTGCAGAGAAAGGAGATGTTGTCCTCTTTAGTCCGGCATTCGCTTCTTTCGGAATGTTTAAGAATGAATACGATAGGGGAGATAAATTCAATGAAGCTGTTAAAAATCTGAAATAG
- a CDS encoding cyanophycin synthetase — translation MKKTKAAITPQNARKIHFAGIGGIGISAIARMMKGEGKAVSGSDRDRSKVTDELKKLGIKISIGQKKSAIPKGCDLLVYTNALPKNHSELVDAKKRKIKVFSYPQTLHFISKEKYTIAISGTHGKTTTTAMVAKILMDAHLDPTVIVGSILKSTNSNFVSGKSVFFLVEADEYKRAFLNLEPKILAINNLDLDHTDYYKNLADIQKAFHTLAKKIPEGGFLICDKDNAHLKPVLKSLKCTVIHYPDVSLSDWKLKLPGEHNRQNAKVAATVAGVLGVPEENIRKSLEEFEGTWRRFEFKGETKSGVLVYDDYAHNPEKVRAALAGAREAFPNKKIWAVFQPHLYSRTKRFFKDFTESFKDTDEVIFAPIFAAREKLDKSITSEMLAKAVVKKGGKAHYAEAFENIVKYLKKQTKKGDVVMTVGAGDIYKVGESFLK, via the coding sequence ATGAAGAAAACCAAAGCTGCCATAACTCCGCAGAACGCGAGAAAAATTCACTTTGCCGGCATCGGAGGCATTGGCATTTCTGCTATTGCTCGAATGATGAAAGGAGAAGGGAAGGCTGTAAGCGGGTCAGACCGTGATAGATCGAAGGTCACAGATGAACTCAAGAAACTTGGAATAAAAATATCTATCGGGCAGAAAAAGTCGGCAATTCCGAAAGGGTGCGATTTGCTTGTCTATACAAACGCTCTCCCCAAAAATCATTCCGAGCTTGTGGACGCTAAGAAAAGAAAAATAAAAGTTTTTTCATATCCGCAAACGCTTCACTTCATTTCGAAAGAAAAATATACGATTGCGATTTCGGGTACTCACGGAAAAACCACGACGACCGCGATGGTCGCAAAAATTCTCATGGATGCGCATCTTGACCCGACCGTGATTGTCGGCTCGATTCTGAAATCTACAAATTCTAATTTCGTTTCAGGAAAGAGCGTCTTTTTTCTTGTTGAAGCAGATGAATACAAACGAGCATTTTTGAATTTGGAACCGAAAATTTTGGCGATCAATAATCTTGATCTCGATCATACCGACTATTATAAAAATCTCGCCGACATTCAGAAAGCATTTCATACGCTTGCAAAAAAAATTCCGGAGGGTGGATTTCTCATTTGTGATAAAGACAATGCTCATTTAAAACCCGTACTCAAATCCCTGAAGTGTACAGTTATTCATTATCCTGATGTGTCGCTCTCGGATTGGAAGCTTAAGTTGCCCGGCGAGCATAACCGGCAGAATGCCAAAGTTGCAGCAACTGTTGCGGGAGTACTTGGCGTGCCGGAAGAAAATATCCGAAAATCGCTTGAGGAATTTGAGGGCACCTGGAGACGATTCGAGTTCAAAGGCGAGACGAAGAGCGGTGTCTTGGTCTACGATGACTATGCTCATAATCCAGAGAAAGTGCGCGCCGCACTCGCTGGGGCGCGGGAAGCATTTCCCAATAAGAAGATCTGGGCTGTTTTTCAGCCTCATCTTTATTCTCGGACGAAAAGATTTTTCAAAGACTTCACTGAATCTTTTAAAGACACAGACGAGGTTATTTTTGCTCCCATCTTCGCGGCACGGGAAAAACTCGATAAGTCTATAACTTCAGAAATGCTTGCGAAAGCCGTAGTAAAAAAAGGCGGAAAGGCACACTATGCGGAAGCCTTTGAAAATATTGTGAAGTATCTCAAAAAGCAAACCAAAAAGGGAGACGTGGTGATGACAGTCGGAGCGGGGGATATTTATAAAGTGGGGGAGAGTTTTCTAAAATGA
- the rsmI gene encoding 16S rRNA (cytidine(1402)-2'-O)-methyltransferase, whose product MSTLYVVGTPIGNLGDITLRALEVFKSVDYVLCEDTRVTAKLLHKYEISRPTISYHSHSDLSKVDHIISLLKDGKNLALVSDAGTPGISDPGSLLVSQVSGALGDEVKIVAIPGPSALVSALSISGAPSSDFLFLGFLPHKKGRETLFREIADSKRTVAFYESPHRIEKALASLQKHFTENKMEGRKIAVARELTKVFEECVSGTASELIAHFQNHQDTVRGEFVVVVFPK is encoded by the coding sequence ATGTCTACTCTATATGTCGTTGGAACGCCGATAGGGAATTTGGGGGATATAACCCTTCGTGCTTTGGAAGTGTTCAAGTCAGTTGATTATGTGCTTTGTGAAGATACTCGTGTGACGGCGAAGCTTCTCCATAAATACGAAATTTCAAGGCCAACGATAAGCTATCATTCGCATAGCGATCTTTCGAAAGTTGATCATATTATTTCACTTCTCAAGGATGGAAAAAATCTTGCCCTTGTCTCTGATGCGGGAACCCCAGGAATTTCTGATCCTGGCTCGCTTCTTGTTTCGCAAGTTAGTGGAGCTTTGGGAGATGAAGTGAAAATTGTTGCGATTCCAGGCCCTTCGGCGCTCGTCTCTGCCCTTTCTATTTCCGGCGCTCCCTCATCGGATTTTCTTTTTCTTGGATTTCTTCCGCACAAGAAGGGAAGGGAGACTCTTTTTCGAGAAATTGCTGATTCAAAAAGAACCGTGGCTTTTTATGAGTCGCCTCATCGAATTGAAAAAGCGCTTGCTTCGCTTCAGAAACATTTCACAGAAAATAAAATGGAGGGGAGAAAAATCGCAGTTGCCCGCGAACTCACGAAAGTGTTTGAAGAGTGCGTTTCGGGGACTGCTTCAGAACTTATCGCGCATTTTCAAAATCACCAAGATACTGTGCGCGGAGAATTTGTGGTTGTAGTTTTTCCAAAATAA